The Castanea sativa cultivar Marrone di Chiusa Pesio chromosome 4, ASM4071231v1 sequence CCTAATGCATAAACCAGAAACATGTTCTATGACCCCAAAAGTAGAAAACCAACAGCTACAATTGACGATGTGACAATCACCTTAGTTCAATGGAGTACTTTAATGTTGCTATACAGGCCTAATTCCATGCGAGGAAAAATTGGAATAGGGAAAACAAAGCTGAGCAAGTGAGCAGTAACTCATATGCATGCTACTCCTTGCAATTCAACTTACCGTATTCTATATTTTTCACATTCCAAATCCTAGAAGAGAATGAAATACATAGAGATCATCACCACCTCTTCAAAGCCTAAAACACAATTGTATTAGAAGGATAAGAAAAAGGAAGGCCATCGCTCGTTGCATATAAAATCCTCATGATTATGTTCTAGTGTTAATGTTGCCTCTTATCATGCAATACTGAAAGGGATCTGCAGGaaatccaaaataaagaaacagcTTTCGTTCTGTCTGATGATGCAAAATCTAAGGCCTAACTATACTTCTAAACTTGTTTAGGAatctaatctctctctcaaacaaatGAACATCAGCTTTCAATGTAGGCACTTGCTTAATTTGGATAGGCTAAAAGTACACATGCTGTTTGAAAAATCAGCTTACTGAAGACAGTTGAAAAATCAGCTACATTTTGATTGTATGCTGAGTACAATGCAGAGAACCCTAGTAAAGTATACATTGATGTTACGAGGTCTAGAGTTAGATGTAGAGTTTACAATTGGGTCAATTAGAAAGGCTCAAAGGGACACAAATCCTTGAGTGTAGTGGAACAACCACTATAATTCCATTAATATATCTCCATACCAATGGAAGCAATCCACGCCATAAAGGCTCATTACAAAAAGTAGGAAAAGTAGCATGAGGAAGCAAAGTGCCACCCCATTTCAGCTATTAAGGTAGCTAGCTAGTGTTTGAATCAGGACTGTGTCAAAGAAGCTTCAATTGAATTGCCATGCCATTACTGCCCTATTGAGATTCATCGGCTAACAATTGATAGACGTCAAATCTAGGAAAATGGAGCTATTTGGCAATTCAATGGAAACTCCTGCACGTGAGTCCATCAAGCGAGATAGGCTCTGTAGCTTAACAAAATTCATCCTGTTACTTAGTACAAAGCTATGGTTCTAAGAAGTTTTGTGCTGCAGGACAAAACAAAAGCTGATGCaaagttgaaatttaaaaacaagaaaaaacttaGAAGTCAGCATCTAGTGTTGCTTGAAGTCATCATTAATGTGTATTTAGATGTAGTTTTTTTGCTGGAAGCTTAtgaataaaaatgttttattctCGCTATGATAGAGAAAGTTTTACTTTATACTCCACTAATCACACTATGTTATATGtagctttctttttctccttacaaattaacaaaaatttaaattttaaaataaataaatttgaacaCATCACACTGTAGTTGGTGGAGCATAAAGTATTggacaaaatatttttgtttaaattatttgCTTATTCGTTAAAAGTTGGTTAGATTATATTTATACTTTAAAAGAAGTAAGgatttaaaaagttatacataaataaataagttaaaaaactAAAGCAAAAAGTTGCAACCTTAAGCCAATAGAAAATTTAGGAGAAGATAATACTAGACTATTGAAAAACTTTCAAAGAGAAACTTTATTCATCATTGAcatattaattagtattttatatgtttatataaaataagaaataaaacataattaCACAGATGCTGTTTAACTCTAGGGATTtaaataaatactaataacataattaactaaaaatacctAAAATAAAGTCTAATgaccaataaaaatattattgacttctaaaattaagcaaaactaaattaaaatgaaattgtagTAACACTTCTTGCATCACTTGATTCACTTCCCTAGCTGGAGAAATTTTTAGCTCGGAGTTTGAAAGTATTGAAAGATACTAGACTCCAACACGTGATATTTGCTTCAACTTTTGAGTAACATTTGGTAGCactaagaacaaaaaattattgcatTCCACCTCATTAAATTCGtctagaattttttaaaatcaataggTGGAAACTGTGATCGCCCCAACTCAGGCTCCATTGATTTTTACATGGGTCTTCAATGATGAATAGTTGTGAAGCATGCTGAGTTTCTAAGTGAGAGCCCATTTGACACATGAACCAGAGTACACCGCATACCATGTGGGCTAAGGCAAAGAGGAGGAGTCACCACTTGGTTTTAAAGGAGTTGCAAActagtttgaattttatttgcAAATGTACTAGTATATTTTTTAGTCTGGAACTAAGGTACAGGATTTGAAATATGTTAAGCACCCAAATCCACCCAATCACATATTAATTACTAAGGAAACTCTAACCTAATCGCTCGGATTTTGTGGACAATTTACATTACAATCTTGTCTATAGAAAAAGTTTTTCagattaaaactaataaaatccTACTCTACTTTGATTTTATTACAAGAAGATTAAATGAATTATTCATATTATGATCATTTTGAAAGAATATGctagtaaaatataaatatgaaattttaattaaattttacttctaaaaaaacaataagaatGAATATCAagtgaaaatttataataaagaaataaataaagattatttaattgatatttaacAATAGATTAATGTCCAACTAAAGTGTTACACTTCAATTCAAATTAAGCGAAATATGACTATTATTACCCATGGGATTCCTAGGTGGTGGACTCATTGGTCTGGGGCGTGACGTAAACTCGGAGATACCAAGTTCAATCCACTACATTATCGGTTCATTGAGTTTCTAAGATATTTCATGTGATCATTCTTCTTTAtgcaaaatgttttaaaaaatagtacatATTATTGAATACACAAACCATAACATTAATTACTTATTTTCATGACCAACTCTTggaaattacaaagaaaaatctTCCATATAGATATTGGAGCAACAATAATAGCATTTGCTGAACAGAAACAATTGCTTAATTAGATTATATACTATCCCTCTGGGGATGGGGCAATAGCAGAAGTTGGGGAATGAGCATGAGCAGATTTTGGGGAATGAGCATGAGCAGACTTTGGGGAAGGAGCAATAGCTGCAGGCACTGGGGAGGGTGCGCCACCATCCAAAAATCCAAGTTTCTTGATGAGCTGTTTAGCAACTAACTCATTGGCACTATCTGTTGGGTGATACTCATCCCAAAACACATACTTGCTTCTATCTTTGCACAATGTTGATGCAGGAATACATGTGAGAGCTGGTCGAATATTGTAAAAGGAGCAACATGGATCTTTTGAGTTACTGAATCCTGCAAGCATCAAATTCATTGCAATGTTTAACATGCGTagatactaaaaaaacaaaaataataaccAAGCTCAAAAGAAGtgcataaaaataagtttacatGTTTCAATGTCAATATAACTACGTACCATATTTTTGTGGATTGGTAATCACGTTATTGATAACATCATAAGCATCTCCAAATCTGTAAGTTGCATTAGGAAGTGTTTTGGTTAAACCATCTAAAAGCTTGCTTGCAGCTTGATTGAAGCTGAGAGCCAGTTTGTTTGCTCTATCCTGACAATTCCCAGTTGTACTGAGGACCCTTTGGAGTGGAATGCAACCCATTGGACCTAGCCCAAAAACCATCAGCTGCCGAGCTCCTAAGCCATGCAAAAtctatacccaaaaaaaaaaaaaaatccagttaaaaataaatttaaaggaagatagagaagaagaatattgacaatttttagttaattaattaacctTAAGTTGTGCTTGGAGTGTCTCCATTAAATACTCAATGAAAGTCTGGTCATTGTAAGTGTACGAATCCGCGTAAACTGGCATCAAAAAGTTGTTGATGAAATCATTGCTCCCTAAGGCAACCACATATGTAGATTCTTGGAAGAACTTGTCTGCTGCCTGCTTTCCAATTTTGGCTTGAATCAGTTCAACTGTCCCTTGAAAAAGCTCAATTTGCCTATAAAGAGAGAGCCTTTGTATCTGCAAGACACCAAAAAATTTCAGTCTATCTTGGATCATGTTTTGTTGCTCATGAGATAAGAGGGATAAGACAACTACACAAGGAGTATGAATTGTTAATGGTTACAACTTACAAATAGGCCGCCAGTTTCATTCAGAATCCCACCACCTCCTGAGGCATAATTGACTCCATTTTGCAATATTATGTCTTCTGTTAAAGATGGATCCAGAAAGGCTGGTGGCCTTGGGAAACCAGTACTGTCACCTGAATATGCACAAGTTAGTGTTGTAATAATGTAATACCAAATTATTtgcatatcaattttttttggcataatGATACGAAACAATCACCCTCATTTCAGAGACAATATTTCAGTTATTGTATCTAACTGTATGCAGACtgtcatgtcatttaaaattttaaatggcgTAACACTAGATACacatttaaatttgtaatatctaaTTTGCAACATAAAATGGATCTATTGTTGAGATAGCATGTGCATAAAGTATGTACCTATTATATCAGCCACTGTACGTCCATTAGAGAACCTCCCATTAGGCAATCCATTGCCAAAATCAATACCATACCATGGCAAGCTTGCCTGAGCCAAGCTCCTGCTTAGGTGCATGTTGTTTCCAACGTCTGAGAGGGAGTCTCCAAATATGAACTGCACTGTCTTGCAATTGCATCCATCAATGGCAATTCCTAGGATAGTCACAAATATTGTTAGTACCACCAAGAAGTTCATGTTTGATAAATTGCAGCTCTTTTCTCAATGCTTAGCTCCAAGTTATGTTTTAGTGAGATGGGGTTTTAGGATACGATTTAAGAAGATTTGGGTTGGGATTTTAAACATATGGAGAAGCGTAAAATCCTAGTAGAGAAGCAACGTAAGAAAGATGGAGGATGTGTTTGATAAACCAACCGTGGGCGATTCTAACCTACTTCAACTACCATGATTTTGTTGCAACAATATGTgtccaaaaaacccaaaaacaatataaaattttgtacaaatattttatattagagGAATACCATAATGTTTCATGTGGTTAAGGAGCGCGTGGGaatgaaaattaagaaatatacaCATGGAGAAAAAGTGGGTGAGGCTTAGATTTTCAATATTTGCGTGCTCTAATATGTTCGATTTTGTGAGTTCACCTACTATAGGAGCTTAAATGTTGTGCATGAAGAATTTAGAGGCGTATCGTTTTCACAATGTCGGGGGCAACCATATATGTTTGTAACAATTGTAAAacaattatattgtttaatttgTTGGACATTCTCGGTTTGTATAGGTAAGGAAATTTTGTACCCATATTTTGCAGCTTGCTTTTGTGGTTTAAATATCGGTGAGCTGTGTAATTGAAGAATTCCCAACCGTATGAAATAATCTAATATTGTAAATATGACAAAACTTGTTCTAGTGAAGGCCCATTTGGTTGCTGATTTGCATGAAAACGAACTTTCCAGAACATGTTTTAATGAAATGAATTTGGGAAACTTGTTATTTGTAATCTTCCAGaaatttaaacttatatttaaagccaaaaaataaaatattgcaaCTTGTAAGATAAACCAGTCAACTTGAAAACCTTCTAGTCTTCTACTAGTATTTACTTTGTTTAATAAGAGAAATGAAATAATCTTATAAGACAAAATTTAGCCACAAAATCGATTGTAGCCTTAGgttacaaactcactcaatatctttttattgaaagtgaattttgacaaattcatcgTTAGatttcatcttctttttatatcctccatgtttgcaaaatttcaagaaaattaaagatcaatagctatattatcaataaatttttaaattgcaagtttttgtaatttaaaattatgcataaaatataagattatagattatataataaataatatccgattgacacaaaaattgacatgtgtattaagagcgtaaagaacatgtaattcaatagttagattttcaaaatatgcaataatatttattttattgagtgagtttgtaacCTAagattacaactaattttgtaactaaattttgtcctatcGTATATATGACGAAACTTGTTCTAGTGAAGGCCCATTTGGTTGCTGATTTGCATGAAAACGAACTTTCCAGAACATGTTTTAATGAAATGAATTTGGGAAACTTGTTATTTGTAATCTTCCAGaaatttaaacttatatttaaagccaaaaaataaaatattgcaaCTTGTAAGATAAACCAGTCAACTTGAAAACCTTCTAGTCTTCTACTAGTCTTTTACTTTGTCTAATAAGAGAAACGAAACTAGTTCTCACATTCTACTAGCCCAATGGGCTTGAGGTGATTAACGGTCAAGGAAGAGGAAATTGTTGTGAACGACTAGCAGGCTTTGGATATTGCTAAGGTTAAATGGGCCACAACAAAAAAGAATGCCCAGAACTGCTATAACATAGTTAGATGCGTAAGCAAAAACCACAAGCGGCCCAACAGAGATGGACACCGAAATGAAGAAGCACTTACAAAGGTAATTATAAGGATCCTATCACCTAGTTGAGGCTGGAAgaatttaagaattttaaaGGAAATGGAGGGAGGTCAAAGGCATGAAACGAAAGAGATGGGCCCATTGAAATGGGTTAGTTGATTAGAGAGATTGAACCCATGGAAACAACAAGCATCAAAGGAAGCCCAACAGAGTTAATGAGAATAATGCAAGTGcatcaattcaaatttttttaaatgtgtaagtGTTACGTAAAGAAATGAAATCTAGGGAAGCTGGGAGGATATTACTATTATGGTAACATTCAAGTGGGGAAGTCACTTCGGTTGTCCTGCCTACCAGTTTTtgttcattcaaaaaaaaaatcccaaaatgtATAACTCAAGATCTATATTTcactaaaattcatttcaatcatttaaatttatttttgtttattttagttatttaaatttcaagtttattcaattaaggaaTCTCCATCAACTTCTATTAAATGTTACAATTAATTgtccaaattttgaatttctttcttcaaattgttttaattaaaaaaaagtccaattaatgattgaagatccttttctagaattttttttttaagtttaacgGAAGTAAAAAAAGAGACCTTAgttgaataaacttaaaatttagacaattgaaatgtacaaaaataaaattagagcacttaaataaatttgtgaaaCTTAGAGCATTGGTATCAAATGTGCCAAATgctaaaaaatgctaaattttaagcatttggcacaccaaataccaaaaaaccATTCACAATATATATcctaaatgctaaaaaatttggCATTCATGGACAATACAATTCTAAATTTGGAACGGTACAGAgggaaattgtaaaaaaaatgtgggtattttattctacttttctctctctctctctctctctctggtctGATTCTCTCTCagcctctcttcctctctcattcTTACTCACAACCTCTCCTCTCTTCCTTTCTCACTCACTCAcaatctctcttcctctctctagATGTGGATCGGTGGGTTGTAGTATGGTGGATCAATGAGTTGTGGCAAGGTCGATCAGTGGTGGGGAAACCTAGCCATTGAGTTGATGAGACACATAAATTTAGCTATAATATCTTCaattcaattgatttttggtggtGGTTGGTGAGCTGTTGGTGGCGAGGGCTAAGTTGTGGGTCTTTTTAGGTTTGATTTTATGGTTTGTGTGGGTGGTCGCTATGGCTTGGCTATGGTAGTTCTAGCAATGGCAATGGCTCAAGTATGGTGGTTGGTAGGGCTATCTATGGGTCAAGCGGGTCGGGTTTTTGCCCAACCTGCAACTGACCCGTACAAGATCGGGTCGGTGATTTTTCAACCCGCAATTGACCTATAACAGTAACGGATTCATCGGTCCTGGTTGCCGAGGGAGGTCGTCGGTTTCGAGTGAACCCGATAATCCCTGGAATTTGCCAAGACGCGGAAAGATATCGCTAGATCCGGTGTTTATTGTGCCAGAAATTAACAGATTTAAGTGAAAAAGTGGTCGAAATCTGGAAAAAATGGCTAGATTTTAATGGACTTCAGGTCGGTTGGGTTTCACGGGTTTTAGAGGAAGAGATCCAAAACCTGACTTGTCGACGTTAGGTTTTTGGAGTCGGGACCCGAGTCCGACCGCCAGAGTCATCGGATCAGGTGGTTTCAGGTCGGGTCCGGGCAGGCGGGCGGTAgatttggatagctctagtgGTTGGTGATCTTTGTGTTTGAAGGCTATTATGGTGGTGGttatgatttttgattttttttttttaatatatgtacaagataaaaattacactttagcctaatctaagtgtatatgtctGTTCAGATTTGATTTATGGGTTGTgtttgttgtttatattattttaatggtttGATAATATTATGTTAATTTGTTGAATGTTAAATAGAATATGTGATATATAGTgtattataaattgatgtggtaaaatagataaagtaagttTTAATGTGTTAAAACTTACTATAGAGAATAAGGGGGTTTTTGGTATATGTtgttaaacaacaatttttaatttttaaacaatattacaagtatttctattcacttttttactcacatatatttctatacatattttcaaataataatttccaatttttaaGATATGGGCTAACACCCTCCTAAATTTTGCATTTCTAGCCTTCAAAAACAATATTGTTTAGGTAAAGAAAATCtcaaggaaaggaaag is a genomic window containing:
- the LOC142631711 gene encoding GDSL esterase/lipase At1g74460 — translated: MNFLVVLTIFVTILGIAIDGCNCKTVQFIFGDSLSDVGNNMHLSRSLAQASLPWYGIDFGNGLPNGRFSNGRTVADIIGDSTGFPRPPAFLDPSLTEDIILQNGVNYASGGGGILNETGGLFIQRLSLYRQIELFQGTVELIQAKIGKQAADKFFQESTYVVALGSNDFINNFLMPVYADSYTYNDQTFIEYLMETLQAQLKILHGLGARQLMVFGLGPMGCIPLQRVLSTTGNCQDRANKLALSFNQAASKLLDGLTKTLPNATYRFGDAYDVINNVITNPQKYGFSNSKDPCCSFYNIRPALTCIPASTLCKDRSKYVFWDEYHPTDSANELVAKQLIKKLGFLDGGAPSPVPAAIAPSPKSAHAHSPKSAHAHSPTSAIAPSPEG